The proteins below come from a single Mucilaginibacter mali genomic window:
- a CDS encoding N-acetylneuraminate synthase family protein yields the protein MTNNHLGNLERGINIVKEFGRVVRFNNVRAAIKLQFRDVDTFIHKDFRDRKDIRYIRRTQETQLSHDEYAILVKAIIENGCIPMATPFDEHSVDVCCEFNMPIIKVASADSNDWFLLEKIAKTKKPVIISVAGASLKDMDDMVKFFTNRNIPIALNHCVAAYPTQLHEMELNQINYLQNRYPDLPIGLSTHESNDKDDYLLSMYAAVAKGVKLFERHIDINSDGLTISPYSFLPQQVDNWFKAFNTAKEICGVSAESRKMPMKKEIDFLDNYIRGVYAKKDLPEGHVVTYDRLNEDFYLAFPLQKGQLSCRELMNGEKLLQDITKDEPIKIDHIDGPYSQIEELKQVIYQRGL from the coding sequence ATGACAAATAATCATTTGGGCAATTTAGAACGCGGTATAAACATTGTAAAAGAGTTTGGTCGTGTTGTAAGATTTAATAATGTTCGCGCCGCAATAAAGTTACAATTCAGGGATGTTGATACTTTTATCCATAAAGATTTCCGCGACAGAAAAGACATCCGCTATATCCGCCGCACCCAGGAAACACAACTGTCACATGACGAGTACGCTATATTAGTGAAAGCTATTATTGAGAACGGTTGTATACCTATGGCCACTCCATTCGATGAGCATTCGGTAGATGTATGCTGCGAATTCAATATGCCTATTATAAAAGTAGCCAGCGCCGATTCAAATGATTGGTTCTTACTGGAAAAAATAGCAAAAACAAAAAAACCGGTGATCATATCTGTGGCCGGTGCTTCGTTAAAGGATATGGACGACATGGTAAAATTCTTTACGAACAGAAATATACCTATCGCGTTAAACCATTGCGTTGCCGCGTACCCAACCCAATTACACGAAATGGAATTAAACCAGATCAACTATCTGCAAAATCGTTACCCCGACTTGCCAATTGGTTTATCAACACACGAAAGTAATGATAAGGACGACTACTTGCTTAGTATGTATGCGGCCGTAGCCAAGGGGGTAAAATTGTTTGAACGCCATATCGATATCAATTCTGATGGTCTAACGATCTCTCCTTACTCGTTCTTACCTCAGCAAGTAGATAACTGGTTTAAAGCCTTCAATACTGCAAAAGAAATTTGTGGTGTATCGGCCGAATCGCGCAAAATGCCAATGAAGAAAGAGATCGACTTTTTGGATAATTATATCAGAGGGGTATATGCAAAAAAAGACCTTCCAGAAGGCCATGTGGTGACCTACGACAGGTTAAACGAGGATTTTTACCTGGCCTTCCCACTTCAAAAAGGTCAGTTATCATGCCGCGAACTTATGAATGGTGAAAAACTGCTTCAGGATATCACCAAGGATGAACCAATAAAGATCGATCATATTGATGGGCCTTATTCTCAAATAGAAGAACTTAAGCAAGTTATTTATCAGCGCGGATTGTAA